The genome window tttttttaaaaaaaatacacttaaaaataactcacatattattattttcaaattgtattACTAAATacgttttcattgtttttgttttctgaagatgttttctaattaatctaccagacgcattttcatttcctgaacatgtaaatttgttttcttgttttcattatatgaaaatattctCTAAAAATACTCTCTGAAAACGTTACTAGACGGGCCTTAAAAATTATCCCCCAAAATAATTTTACATAAAGATGAATTCATAAtagaaaatttattaaataataggTGGAAAATTACAAATGTGGTGGAAATAACGCCACCCAAAGCTATGCAATTGAAGCGTGTCCCACTAAAACCTCATGGACGCTTTAACACTTGGCAACTATGCATTGAAAACACAGAAATCTCCCAGACATGTAGATTCCAAACATAGGCCAGACATGTTATATTTGCTTTCAACTTTTCCAAATCATGAATTAATTACTGTCACACGCGTACTCGATCGTCTAGTAGTTTCTGATCATACAATTGCGAAAGGAATATTATATTAGCTACAGGATTACAACATCCAATAAATTCCCTCATAGACAACACTGAaatgacccaaaaaagaatagaaaaaataGACAACACTGAAAGGGTATCTAAAACAGCAGCCTGCATCGAGTTAAAGAAATGGAGGGTTTGGAGGGCAAGAGAAAGGGAGCTATGGCAACTTACTGTGTGACAGGAGCCACTGGTTTTATAGGGTCTTGGCTGGTGAACACCCTCTTGGAAAGAGGCCACATGGTTCATGCCACAGTTCGTGATCCTGGTCTGTTACCTCACCAACCTCTCACTTTTGCTTGTTTTGGttcttcaagtttttcttttcatccaAGCAGAAAAACTTATAGCTTTCTTTGTtctgatttgtttgtgtttatgGTTGATATGAATTgaactagagagagagagagagagagagagagagagagagagagagattaaggACTACACTGAGTTAGCATTAGCTTCTGtgatttgtataatttttttttggtctaacATGGCTTAGCTAGAAAATCATCCATAGTTGCATATTAGACGCACACAAATTTTGAGTTAGCATCAGCTTCTGAGATGATTGGTATTGGCTTTTCAATCAAAGATGGCTTagctttaaaaaataaatatatttaaaaaaatcgtCAGCACCCTGCATATAGAAGTCATGTGAGTACCAAGTTTGATAATTAcatgcatttaaaaaaaacttgatgtCAATCTCAAAGATATGTGTGTATCATTTCCTTGGTTTGCTATTGGTTTATGTGGAGGTGATGGTGGGATTTTTGCAATGTACTGTAAACTATAATATTTAACcatggagaaagaaaagaattggAGTATCCAATCACCCAATAAATTGTAATTCAATTAGTCTTCCAAAGGAAAAAGTCTGACCATTAAACCAATTATGGGATTCTGATTTGTGGACCAAGAATGTTACCTCAATCATTCtctttaatttcaaaaatattcTCAAGTTGTGCAAACACGGTTTAGCCTAGTATGCAAGGGTCTTGATTTGCAAACTAAtagtttcaaattcaaactatAATGACACATTGGCAGTGTGTGCGTGTGAGAAAACCCCCCTCCCCATTCCTAACTTCGACAAAAATGTTCTCAAGCTGTTTTTCTTGCTTAATGGTTGGTAATAGATacatttatttgattttacaataattccttaaagaagaagaaaatagaggCTGGACTGGAGGTGGCACTTTGATCCTTTCTCTTTGCCAATTTTTTTACTAGGACTTTTCAGAGAACATTTTCTCTGATTTCAAACTTTAGCACATGAATCTAAGTTTCCATGGCATCTTTTCTTTGATGGGTGCTTCCATCACGAAGGAAACattaattaaatagtatatATTTTTGGCATTTTGCTTTATAAGATAGAAATGTAGGATATTTTGGAACTTGTTGGTTGGTGTGAGGTCTTACATTTTTTGTCTGTTAGGATGACTTTATATGCACAATTTAAAACACCCAAGTCTCATCAATCACTGGTTACATGCCCTCACTtaagtattatttatttttattaagaattaatctgactattttggttttattaaGAATTAATCTGAAATGAAGGCAACTATGTTTGCAAGTTACAACAACCATTCCTATTGGGCTGGTTAAACATTGACCTAACTCCTAAGCAATCCAATAGACTGCTAATCTAGGCCAAGAAATATTGGAACAAATCTATATTGGACTGAGGAAGTAGCTCAGCCCAATTTTGTAACTTGGTCCAAATAATAGCAGATTTGGATTTGTCTGTTTCGTTTAGGTCTAGTTCATAGGTGGAATTGGATTTAATCCATGGGACTGCTCAGTCCAACCTTTTTGACAGTGATTTTCATCTTATTTGGTGATGAGGGCTTCTGTTTGGCCTGCTGAAACTCATTTGCCTTGGTCAGAACTGCTACAAATGGAAGTTCAATTAAGTGatagttttcttttcaaaaaaataaattaactgATAAAATGGTGAGGGGTGGAAAAGGTATGTTTCTTATGTTGAAAATTATTAGAACAGATCACTTTGCTCACAGATTAAAGCCATGTGAATCAAACTCCATGTATGATGTCTAGTTCATTGGTAGAGACAGCAACACAGAACAAGTAAAAATACTTTAGCGGTGAAATGAAAACACTTCTGTCCTGAATTACAAAGTAAAAGAATTGGATCATGCAATCAATTTCTGTTCTATATACCTCTTTgtcataaaaaatgaaatacttAATTCATGAGCATGCTTTATCTCTTCTTGTTATTCTGAATGTTTTAATAAGGCTGATCAAGTTCCACCTAACATCTCAGCCAAGTGTTTGCACCTATTATCATTGTGGACGAACACTGACCGGTTGAGATTGTTCCAAACTGATTTGGGAGAGGAAGGAAGCTTCGACGAGGCTGTGAAGGGCTGTGATGGTGTATTTCATGTTGCAGCATCAATGGAATTCAGTGTTACTGTAGAAGAAAACATTGGTAATCACTATGTAAATCTACAATGCTACCTTAATATCATTTAGTGGAGCATAACACTAATTAAGTTGCTCTCAATCTTTGACATCTAAGAGAGTTATGTGCAATCAAATATCATTGAACCTGCAATCAAAGGAACCTTGGATCTCCTCAAATCCTGTCTGAATTCTGGAACTGTGAAAAGGGTTGTGCTCACCTCTTCCATCAGCACTCTCACTGCTAAAGACAGCAAGGGAAATGCAAGAGCTGTTGTTGATGAATCTTGTCAAACACCAGTTGATCAAGTCTTGAGTGAAAAAGCAAATGGATGGGTAATGCTTCCTCTCCCTCTCATGCTATATGCTTACTACAAAATTGCCTACTCAATAACTATTAGagatattgggtataatagtgaatctccctaattATTATACATgagaaatttaaataataaaaaatctttgACAGGTTTATGTACTTTCAAAGATTCTCACAGAGGAAGCAGCATTTAGATTTGCAAATGAGAATGACATTAATCTGGTATCAGTGATAACAAGTACTGTTGGAGGTCCATTTCTCACTTCCAAGGTTCCATCAAGCATTCAAGTTCTTTTGTCACCAATAACAGGTGGTTCTTCTGCTATACCTGTCTCATGAATACATGGACATGGCAAACTAATAGCTTCTTAAAATGCTGAATTCTCCTAAAATGACCAGATTAGGTGTGATTCATCACAAATTATGGAGTGATATCATAATTTCACAAGTCTACCACAAACtaaatgttattttaatcTGTCCTGATTTTCCCAGATATCTTTCTGAAATGTCCCaataaatatgtaaaattaaattatgtttcagtttttattaTGAAAATGCTTATAACTTATGATTGATGCATGGGACGCATTCtcagaaataaaataagaattatGGATAGAGGAAGACAATTGAACATGTGGATATATGATCTTTTATGCAGGTGACTCTGAATTCCATGGGATATTATCTGCTGTAAATGCAAGAATGGGTTCAATTGCTTTAGTTCATGTTGAAGATATATGCAGTGCCCACATATTTTTAATGGAGCATGCCAAAGCTGAAGGTCCTTACATATGCGCTGCCCAAAGTTATCCGATATCTGAGTTGGTTAAGTATCTAGCTCAGGCATACCCTTGCTCAAATTCAAACAGGTGATTTCTCTGTCATAGACCTGTCAGTGTCAAGTAAATGATATATGTATGTAGACATATATGTTTAAgtataaacaaattcaaatactATGTTCTAAGCCGCCGGACGAAAATTGAACCTTTCAAATGACCAAGGTTAAATACCATGTAACTAAATGGTATATCGTATTATCCGTCCGGCGAGCTTAGAACATAGTATGTGCTTTATTAAAGTATTTAAACAATGTGATTCTCAAGTTAAGTCTCCAACTTAGATCCTCATCAAATGGCTTATGTATTAAGACTAAAATACTCATGTTAACTGATACAGATTTATGGAGGAGGAAATTAATGATGTAGTGCCTTCAGAGATCTCTTCAAAGAAGCTAACAGATTTGGGATTCAGTTTCAAGCATGGACTAGAAGATATTATCCATCAGACAATTACTACTTGTCTAGGTTATGGCTTTCTGCCTCCTCTTTGAAGTTAGTGGTGTTCAAGTTAGACTGTATACTTTTTATGGAATTTTTGAAGATGAACGAAATTTGATGCTATGTGCCCCTctgctacagtgcccacgcgcgggcagcgtgtgggtgtccaaagcgataaagtttcgccggaaaatctcaacatcTCGGGCCAAGActtctaccctaggtataacaccctatttggagtcacttttgttcttgggcctacctcaaaaagtgaccggaagtggccaaAAACCAACTCCCAAAATCGGCAGAATTTCAATTCGTAAATCGAATTACCTACGCTCAAAATCGAtgcaatcctacccaaccatcagctagagcatggaaaataggtagaaatccataccttactcgtctgaatcggtggccggaggagggagatcgagctccttgaattttgggttaaatCAGGTcggatttttgcatttttcggCGAGCACAGGTGATCCCGGTGGCTGGGATTGGTCGGGATGGAAAGAGGAGGATGACacggttcttttgggaccggtgccaCCCCAAGCGGTGGCCGGATGCGAACATGTTTACCTATATccaattttatgaaaattcatTGCCATTATTGATGATTAATCAAAGATGTGGGCCTGGATGCAAAAATGTAGCATCATTCCTCTGTGATTTCATGCCACCCTAACTAAGCCAAACTAAGGTGGTCATTATTTAACCATAATCATAAAGGTGGAAAATGATATCTCCAAGCCCAGCGTCTGGTCCAGCAAGAACTATGGATAATTCAGAAAGCTGGAGAAATTATTGCAGTTTGCATATATTTAGGTGAAGCAGATTTAATGCAAAGCTTGCCCAATGAACTTGTCATAGGGTTGTAGGTACCACCAGTATGCTTCTGTATAAAGTTATCTGCTTTTGTCAGTAGTGTTTTTATTAAGAagtaatataaatttttaataaaaattcaagtgCTTTTTGTATATCCAgaagcttttttttaaagtacttTCTCAGGAATtactaaaatttaattatattaatccTTAAAAGACTGGGTTGCTTATCTCTGTCAaactttatttataaataaaaatacatttttgACTACTTGGTAACtgcttttaattattgttattttcaagTTGTTTGTCTCTACTCAGAAGAACAGAAGCCTCATCTCTGCCACTTCCtgataataaaataacaatcaGAAGCTTGACATGATCGGTGCATTGCTTAGCCATTGGCAGCCCTCTAAGAGTCTATGTCAAGCAGTAATGTCAACTGtaataaaacaaagatattCAATATTTGAGTTCATCATCATCTGCAAATGCAACTTTTTTTTAGgccagaaattgaaattgaataagACCATATTCAATTTTCTTCAGATCATGATTTCAGAAAAGTTTTAGGAGCGGTAGCATTCATTTATGAGGTGCATGTGCCACAGAGCCTTAAAAGCTGTATAGATGTATCAGTAAGGACATGTACGTAGTGTTCTGGCACTTAAAAGactataataattaaaactaccatttttgaagaggaagagagatgAGTAATTTCTTCAATGTAACCGTAATACTGTCACGTGATATTATAAGTGCTACCGTTATGTGAAttattcaaaagcaaaaatagaGAGATATATGAACCCTGACCTTATCTTGAATGTTAGCTGCTCCTACACCAACAGTAGGCACCAAAGAAATCAAATCTGAAAATAGCGAGTAAAAAAGATTTACACAAAAATATCAATCAAAGCTTCAAACAGTGATAGGGATAGAAGAGACAAAACAAATGCCTGACAGTGAACATATGTCATGCAATCCTTCTTAAATTTTGTCCTCTGATTTTGGACTAACATGACATAAACCTTCCAACAAGGACCACATGACAACCTTGTCACTCTGCACAATGCCAGTGGCTACTAAAAACCCATAATGGTcccatttaaaatttggaaggAATCTAAGTTTTTAGTGATTATTCTACTAATGCCAGTTCTTTGTCTCTGAGCTCTGTAGCTCTTAGCTTGTAGGACTTAATAAAACAGCATAAAGAGTGCAAGCTTTCTGTTATCTTCTCTTGGGTATTTTGCTTCAATCTTTGAAGGTTTGAAGTTTTAATTACTTGTGATTTAATATTCTGCCTTCCCCAAGAACTATTGAAATTGATGATGCTCAGGTTCACACTTGGGGTTGAATGCTTACTCATTTTGATAGACATTGACCTTTTCCTTTAATGCAGGCAAGAGAATAGCATGCACAcaattcaataattcaatcaCTATTATTAACTGcgatttttctttcaagactAGAGATTAATATATGGTTTATTTTTcccaaactatttttttataattcaattgttttaGTGAGCATTGTTGGCAAGCTCTATCAGTTGTTGCAATAACAGCAGAAATATtcatttcttcaccaaaaaaattgttgcACTGATAGCACAGGCCTTAACTGAAGAGGCAGAGATACAATTGAGACTGAAATGCACAACTTTTACACAATGGTAGGTGACTTGGAGTCTTGAAAGAAGAATCAA of Prunus dulcis chromosome 4, ALMONDv2, whole genome shotgun sequence contains these proteins:
- the LOC117625093 gene encoding putative anthocyanidin reductase — its product is MEGLEGKRKGAMATYCVTGATGFIGSWLVNTLLERGHMVHATVRDPAKCLHLLSLWTNTDRLRLFQTDLGEEGSFDEAVKGCDGVFHVAASMEFSVTVEENIESYVQSNIIEPAIKGTLDLLKSCLNSGTVKRVVLTSSISTLTAKDSKGNARAVVDESCQTPVDQVLSEKANGWVYVLSKILTEEAAFRFANENDINLVSVITSTVGGPFLTSKVPSSIQVLLSPITGDSEFHGILSAVNARMGSIALVHVEDICSAHIFLMEHAKAEGPYICAAQSYPISELVKYLAQAYPCSNSNRFMEEEINDVVPSEISSKKLTDLGFSFKHGLEDIIHQTITTCLGYGFLPPL